Part of the Rhizobium viscosum genome is shown below.
TCATCGCCTATGCTGCGGTACTGGAAGAGATCGCGGCCGGCGACGGACCCTGCTCGACCATCATGAGTGTGCACAGTTCGGTCGGCTGCGTGCCGATCCTGAAATTTGGCAATGAAGAGCAGCGCCAACGTTTCCTGCCGAAGCTCGCCAGCGGCGAGTGGATCGGCGGTTTTGCGCTGACGGAGCCGCAGGCGGGCTCGGATGCCTCGAACCTGAAAACGCGGGCGCGGCGCAACGGCGACCATTATGTGCTCGACGGCGCCAAGCAGTTCATCACCTCGGGCAAGAACGGACAGGTCATCATTGTCTTTGCCGTTACTGATCCGGATGCCGGTAAGAAGGGCATCACCGCCTTCATCGTGCCGACCGATACGCCGGGTTATGAGGTTATCCGCGTTGAGGAAAAGCTCGGCCTGCATTCCTCCGACACCTGCCAGATCGCCTTCACCGAGATGCGCGTTCCGGCCGAGCTCAGGCTCGGTGAGGAGGGCGAGGGCTATCGTATCGCCCTTGCCAATCTCGAAGGCGGGCGGATCGGAATTGGGGCGCAGGCCGTCGGCATGGCGCAGGCGTCCTTCGAGGCGGCGCGCGATTATGCCCGTGAGCGGACTGCCTTCGGCAAGCCGATCTTCGAACACCAGGCCGTGGCCTTCCGGCTAGCCGACATGGCGACGCGGATCGAGGCGGCGCGCCAGCTCGTCTTCCATGCGGCCTCGCTCAGGGAGGCAGGACAGCCATGCCTGTCGGAGGCTTCGATGGCCAAGCTCTTTGCCTCTGAGATGGCCGAGCGCGTCTGCTCCGATGCGATCCAGATCCATGGCGGTTACGGTTACATAGCTGACTATCCGGTGGAGCGTATCTATCGCGATGTGCGCATCTGTCAGATCTATGAGGGAACAAGCGACGTGCAGCGTATGGTGATTGCCCGCAACCTATAACGATAAGGCCCGGCTTCTGGAGGAGAGGCGCGGGGCCGATAGAGGGAGGAAAAAGACCACATGGTGGAATCCGCTCGTTTGAGCCTGCATGTCCCCGAACCCGCCGTGCGCCCGGGCGGCCATCCCGATTTTTCCAATGTCAAGATCGCCAAGGCCGGGTCGGTGCCGCGGCCGGAGGTCGATGTCGCGTCTGAAGACATCCGCGATCTTGCCTATTCGATCATCCGCGTGCTGAACCGCGATGGCGAGGCGGTCGGTCCCTGGGCAGGGTCTTTGACGGACGAGGAATTGCTGACCGGGCTTCGAAACATGATGAAGCTGCGCGCTTTCGATGCCCGCATGCTGATGGCGCAGCGGCAGGGCAAGACCTCCTTCTATATGCAGCATCTCGGTGAAGAGGCGGTCAGCTGCGCCTTCCGCAAGGCGCTGCAGAAGGGAGACATGAATTTCCCGACTTACCGCCAGGCTGGCCTCTTGATCGCCGACGACTACCCGATGGTCGAGATGATGAACCAGATCTATTCGAACGAGAGCGACCCGTTGCGCGGGCGCCAGCTTCCCATCATGTATTCCTCCAAGGAGCACGGCTTCTTCACGATCTCGGGCAATCTCGCCACGCAATATGTGCAGGCGGTCGGCTGGGCCATGGCCTCGGCGATCAAGAATGACAGCCGCATTGCCGCCGCCTGGATCGGTGACGGCTCGACGGCGGAATCGGATTTTCATTCGGCGCTAGTTTTCGCCTCCACCTACAAGGCGCCTGTCATCCTCAACATCGTCAACAATCAGTGGGCGATTTCCACCTTCCAGGGAATTGCCCGCGGCGGCTCCGGCACATTTGCCGCCCGTGGGCTCGGCTTCGGCATTCCGGCGCTGCGGGTCGATGGTAACGACTATCTCGCTGTCCATGCCGTCGCCCGCTGGGCGGCGGAGCGGGCCCGGCGCAATCTCGGTCCGACGCTGATCGAATATGTCACCTATCGCGTCGGCGCCCATTCGACGTCAGACGATCCGAGCGCCTATCGCCCGAAGACGGAATCGGAAGCCTGGCCGCTCGGCGATCCCGTCCTGCGGCTGAAGAAACACCTGATCGTCAGGGGCGTCTGGTCGGAGGAGCGTCATACCCAAGCCGAAGCGGAGATCCTGGATGAGGTGATCGAGGCCCAACGTCAGGCCGAGGGGCACGGCACGCTGCATGACGGCGGCAAGCCCTCGGTGCGCGATATCTTCGAAGGCGTCTATGCCGAAATGCCGCCGCATATCCGCCGCCAGCGGCAGAAGGCGGGGTACTGACATGGCGCGGATGACGATGATCGAGGCGGTGCGCAGCGCCATGGATGTCTCGATGGCGCGCGATGACAATGTCGTGGTCTTCGGCGAAGACGTCGGTTACTTCGGCGGCGTCTTCCGCTGCACGCAGGGCCTGCAGGCGAAATACGGCAAGACACGCTGCTTCGACACCCCGATCAGTGAATCCGGTATTGTCGGTACGGCGATCGGCATGGCGGCCTACGGGCTGAAGCCCTGCGTCGAAATCCAGTTCGCCGATTATATGTATCCGGCTTACGACCAGCTGACGCAGGAGGCGGCGCGCATTCGCTACCGCTCAAACGGCGATTTCACCTGCCCGATCGTCGTGCGCATGCCGACCGGCGGCGGCATTTTTGGCGGCCAGACCCACAGCCAGAGCCCGGAGGCGCTGTTTACTCATGTCTGTGGCCTGAAAGTGGTGGTGCCGTCCAACCCCTATGACGCCAAGGGCCTGCTGATTGCCGCAATCGAGGATCCCGATCCTGTCATGTTCCTGGAGCCGAAGCGGCTTTATAACGGACCTTTCGATGGCCATCACGAGCGGCCGGTGACGCCGTGGTCAAAGCATGATCTCGGTGAGGTGCCGGAGGGGCATTTTACCATCCCGATCGGCAAGGCCGAGATACGGCGCACGGGTTCGGCCGTGACGGTCGTTGCCTACGGCACCATGGTGCATGTGGCACTTGCCGCCGCGGAGGATGCCGGCATTGATGCGGAGGTGATCGATCTCCGGAGCCTCTTGCCACTTGACCTCGATACGATCGTCAAATCCGTCACCAAGACGGGGCGCTGCGTTGTCGTGCACGAAGCAACCCTGACCTCGGGCTTCGGCGCGGAGGTCGTATCGCTGGTTCAGGAACATTGCTTCTATCATCTCGAAGCCCCGGTCGTGCGTGTTGCCGGCTGGGATACGCCCTATCCGCATGCGCAAGAATGGGATTATTTCCCCGGACCGGGCCGCGTTGGACGCGCGCTTGCCGAAGTGATGGAGGCCTGAACCATGGGCGAATTCATCATCAAGATGCCGGATGTCGGCGAAGGCGTTGCCGAGGCGGAGCTTGTCGAATGGCATGTGAAGACCGGTGATCCGGTGCGCGAGGACATGGTGATCGCCGCCGTCATGACCGACAAGGCCACCGTCGAAATTCCCTCGCCCGTCAGCGGTACGGTGACCTGGCTTGCCGGTGAGATCGGTGATCGGATTGCCGTCAAGGCGCCGCTGGTGCGCATCGAGACGGCAGGCGAGGCCGGAGAGGCGGAACCCGAAACGGTCCCCCAGCCGCAGCCCGCTGAGCCGGTGAAAGCGGAAGCTCCGAAGCCTGTTCCAAAGGCACCGGCGCCGGTCACTCCGCTGGCCGAAAAGCCGCTGGCGGCGCCATCGGTCCGGTTGTTTGCCCGCGAGAGCGGCGTAGATCTGAGACAGGTGCAAGGCACAGGTCCGGCCGGCCGCATCCTGCGCGAAGATATCGAACAGTTCCTGAACCAGGGTTTGACGCCCGCTCCGGCGCGTACCGGTTTGGCGAAGAAGACGACGACCGAGGAGATCAAGCTGACCGGTCTTCGGCGCCGCATTGCCGAAAAGATGGTGCTTTCGACCTCGCGCATTCCCCACATCACCTATGTGGAGGAGGTGGATATGACTGCGCTTGAGGAACTGCGCGCCACAATGAATGCCGACCGCAGGGCCGAACATCCCAAGCTGACGGTGCTGCCCTTCCTGATGCGGGCACTCGTCAAGGCGATTTCCCATCAGCCCGATGTCAACGCCACCTTCGACGACGACGCCGGCATCATCACGCGCCATAGCGCCGTGCATATCGGCATTGCCACGCAGACGCCGGCGGGGCTCACCGTGCCCGTGGTGCGGCATGCCGAAGCGCGTGGCATCTTCGATTGCGCGGTCGAAATGAATCGATTGGCGGAAGCGGCGCGTTCGGGTACCGCAACGCGTGACGAACTGTCAGGCTCGACCATCACCATCAGTTCGCTCGGCGCGCTCGGCGGCATCGTTTCCACGCCCGTCATCAATCACCCGGAAGTGGCGATCATCGGCGTCAACAAGATCGCGACACGACCGGTCTGGGACGGCACGCAATTCGTGCCGCGCAAGATGATGAACCTTTCCTCCAGCTTCGATCATCGCATCATCGACGGCTGGGACGCGGCGACCTTCGTGCAGCGCATCCGCACGCTGCTCGAAACGCCGGCGCTCATTTTCATCGAAGGCTGAGCCATGAAAGAAATTGTCTGCAAGCTCCTTGTCATCGGCGCTGGCCCCGGTGGCTACGTCTGTGCCATCCGCGCCGGCCAGCTTGGTATCGACACTGTCATCGTCGAGGCTGGTAAGCCCGGCGGCACCTGCCTGACCGTCGGCTGCATTCCCTCCAAGGCACTCATCCATGCGGCGGAAGAATTCGATGCCACACAGAGGATGCTGGCTGGCAAAAACCCGATGGGTATCCGTGTCGAGGGCGCCTCCATCGACCTCATGCGAACAATCACCTGGAAGGACGGTATCGTCGGCCGGCTGACGAGCGGCGTATCCGGCCTGTTGCAGAAGGCGCGCGTGAAGATCGTCCACGGCCGCGCTCATTTCCGCGACGGCAAGACGGTCGAGGTAGAGACGGAGACCGGCCAGCAGATCATTCGTGCCGAGACCGTCGTCATTGCCACCGGCTCCGATCCGGTGGAACTCCCGAACCTGCCTTTTGGCGGCCGCGTTATTTCTTCGACCGAGGCGCTGTCTTTGGGCGAATTGCCGAAAAATCTCGTCGTGGTCGGCGGCGGTTATATCGGGCTGGAACTTGGGACAGCTTTTGCGAAGATGGGGGCGCAGGTGACGGTGGTCGAGGCGACTCAGCAGGTGCTGCCGCAATATGACGCCGATCTCGTTCGGCCTGTCATGCGCAAGATGACCGAGCGCGGCATCCGCGTCTTGATCGGCGCGAAGGCTATCGGTCTTTCCGATGCTGGCGATGGACTTGTCGTCGAAACAGTTGATGGTCGCCAACAGACGCTTGCTGCAGACCGTATTCTGGTGACAGTCGGCCGCCGTCCGAGAACGGCGGGCTCAGGCCTCGAAGAGCTTGATCTCGACCGCGCCGGTCCCTTTCTCAGGATCGACGATCGCTGCCGCACGTCCATGCGCGGCATTTATGCCATTGGTGATGTTACCGGTGAGCCTATGCTGGCGCATCGGGCGATGGCGCAGGGGGAAATGGTGGCGGAGATCGTTGCCGGAAAGAAGCGCGCCTGGGACAAGCGCTGTGTTCCGGCGATCTGCTTTACCGATCCGGAAATCGTCAGCGCCGGTCTGTCCCCGTCAGAAGCACGCGCCCAGGGTTACGATATCAGGACCGGCCAGTTTCCCTTCAGCGCCAATGGGCGGGCGATGACCATGCTCTCGGAGGAGGGATTCGTACGGGTGGTGGCGCGGGCCGACACCAATCTGGTCCTCGGCCTGCAAGCTGTGGGCGGTGGGGTTTCCGAATTCTCGGCCGCCTTCGCCCTTGCCATCGAAATGGGCGCGCGGCTGGAAGATATCGCCGGCACGATCCATGCGCATCCGACACGCAGCGAGGCGGTCATGGAAGCGGCGCTGAAAGCCCTGGGGAGCGCTCTTCACATTTGAGCCGCCTACGGCCTGCTGATAGTGGAGGCTACTCTGCGTCAGGTTCCGCGCCGGTCGAGCGCCGTTCGATGAGTTCTCCCGAAAGACGGATGGTCGTGGCTGCCCGCAGCAGCGCCGATGTATCTCCCTCGATCATTTCGACGACGACGCGCACGATTTCATCGACCGGCTGGCGGAAAGTGGTGAGGTTGTAGTGTGGCCAGCCGGCCATCGGGATGTCGTCGAAGCCCGCAACGAGGATATCGTCGGGCACGCGGCAGCCCGCCTCTTCCCTGAGGGCATCGATGCCGCCGATTGCCAGAATGTCGTTGGCAAAGAAGATCGCATCGGTGTTTTTCCCGGCGGCAATTTCAAGCGCGGCCTTGCGGCCGGCGTAGTAGCTGTATTCCCGGCCTTCGATCTGGGCGCTCAGCGTCATGCCAAGCTCCGCAATCCGCGTGACGAAACCGCTCTGGCGTTCGCGGTTGGTGGTCGTGTGGCTGAGACCTGCGACATAGGCGACCCTGCGGGCGCCCTGCCGATGGAAATGATCGGCGATGGCGCGAGCACCCTCGACATTGTTGCAGGCGACACAGCTGAGGTTCGTGTCTTCGATGACGCGGTTGATCAGGATGGCCGGCCGGCCTTCCGTCGCCCAGCTCAACGTCGAGCCTGACAAGATCGTAGCAGAAATGACGATGACAGCGTCCACGTTGTATCGCCGCAGTGCTGAAAGCTGCTCTTCGAGGTTCGAGCCTTTGGTGATGTTGAAGAGTAGGCTCTGCAGGCCGATGCGTTGCAGCGAGCGCGAGAGTTTTTCGATCAGGCCCGGATAGAAGGGGTTCTGCATGTCGGAGACGACGATGCCGATAATGTTCGTGCGGCTCTTCGAGAGCATGCTGGCGATCGCATTCGGCTGATAGTCGACTTCTGCCGCATATTTCAGGATCCGCTCGCGCAGATCGGCTGCGATGCTTGCGCCTGGCGTGAAGGCACGCGATACAGCCGACTGGCTGACGCCAAGCATGCGCGCAAGTTCGCGGGCGGTAATCGGCTTGCGGCCAAACGCTTCGCCGGACGGTTCCCTTTGCAAGGACGGCGATCCCTGTTTGCGCATGATCCATTTCCCCGGTTGCCTCTACCTTTCCTACACTTTTTGCATTCGGATGCAACAGTTTCGATTACTGCTGTTACGCAGTCGCTAATTCTCCCGTTGATAGCTTTTCCAACTCCTGGATATTGGCACTTGAGTGCGTTGCAGTATCAAAAGCCCACTTAACCAGGGAAGTTCCCAATCTCTCGTATACTCGATATCCAGCAGCGAGCATTTTTGCAGATTCTGACATAAAACCTGTTCCAATTCCAATTCAATCGCGATGTTGCATACGGATGCAAATTGGAAGATGCTTCTCTCAACAACAATACCGGCGCTGAAAACGTCCGTTCTCCGAGGGAATGCCAGTGGGTACGATCATCAAGTCCGTCGAAGCTTTTCAGGTGAAATGGGAGCCCAATGAGCCCCCGGGCCGCCGCACGGCTCTCGTGCGCGTGACGACCGAAGATGGCATCGTCGGCCACGGAGAAGCCTCGCCGATGATGGGCGGCGAGCACTCGCTCGGCGTCGTCAGGGATTTCGCGACCTCGCTCGTTGGTGCGGATGCGCTCGACCAGGCGGTCCTCTACGACCGGCTGCTGCATAAATATGTGAAGCTCGGCCCGGAAGGCGCCGTCACCGGCGCGCTTGCCGCCCTCGATATCGCCCTCTGGGACATCAAGGGCAAGCACTTCAACCAGCCGGTCTACAAGCTGCTCGGCGGCGCCTGGCGGACGGAACTGCCCTTCTATTCCTCGATCGGCAACAATGCCGGGCGCACCGTCGATGAAACTGTTCGCGTGGTCGAGCAGCGCTGGAAGGCCGAAAAGCCGGCTGCTATCAAAATCCGCTGGGACGGCGACCGCACCCGTCAGGACTATGACATTCCCGGCGACATCGCCAAGGCCAAGGCCGTGCGCAAGCTGGTGGGCGACGATTTCCCGCTCGCTTTCGACGCCAACAACCAATATTCCGTCGGCGGCGCCATCCGCGTCGGCCGCGCGCTCGAAGAACTCGGCTATAGCTGGTTCGAAGAGCCGGTCCAGCACTATAACGTGCGCGCCATGGGCGAGGTCGCCCAGCGCCTCGACATCACCGTATCGGCCGCCGAACAATCCTACACGACCCAGGCCGTCGTCGACATGATCAATGCGGGCGTGCGCATGGTACAGCCCGATATCGTCAAGATGGGTGGCATTACCGGCCTCATGCAGTGCGCGGCGATCTGCTTTGCCCACGGCGTCGAGCTCGTTCCACATCAGACCCAGCCGACCATCGCCCATGTGGCCAACCTGCATGTGCTGGCAACGCTGATGCACAATACCAAGCCCGCCGAATTCTCCGATCCGTCGACACGCATGCATGTCGGCTTCGCCAATCCGCCGATTCCGGAAGACGGCAAGTTCAAGGTGCCGTCCGGTCCCGGCCTCGGCCTGATCGTCAACGACGCCGAGCTCGACAAGCGGCGAAGCTGAATATTCTGACACATGGGAGGAAATAACATGAACCTGAGAAGACGCCAGTTTCTGGAGTTGAGCGCAGCCACGGCTGCGGTGAGCATGCTCGGCACTAAATTTGCCCGCGCTGCCAGCGACCCCGACACGATCCGCATCGGCATTGCTGCCAACGGCCCGCGCACCAGCGATCCAAACTACACGACGCAGGGTGGCGACAACTGGGCGACCGAGCAGATGTACGAACAGCTTGTGCGCCCCGATGACGGCACCTTCGCCACGACGCCGGACCAGTATC
Proteins encoded:
- a CDS encoding acyl-CoA dehydrogenase family protein; translation: MILSELQQQIRDLARDFARERLAPGAAKRDREQLFPREELKEMGELGLLGMLVPETYGGSDTGVIAYAAVLEEIAAGDGPCSTIMSVHSSVGCVPILKFGNEEQRQRFLPKLASGEWIGGFALTEPQAGSDASNLKTRARRNGDHYVLDGAKQFITSGKNGQVIIVFAVTDPDAGKKGITAFIVPTDTPGYEVIRVEEKLGLHSSDTCQIAFTEMRVPAELRLGEEGEGYRIALANLEGGRIGIGAQAVGMAQASFEAARDYARERTAFGKPIFEHQAVAFRLADMATRIEAARQLVFHAASLREAGQPCLSEASMAKLFASEMAERVCSDAIQIHGGYGYIADYPVERIYRDVRICQIYEGTSDVQRMVIARNL
- a CDS encoding thiamine pyrophosphate-dependent enzyme; this translates as MVESARLSLHVPEPAVRPGGHPDFSNVKIAKAGSVPRPEVDVASEDIRDLAYSIIRVLNRDGEAVGPWAGSLTDEELLTGLRNMMKLRAFDARMLMAQRQGKTSFYMQHLGEEAVSCAFRKALQKGDMNFPTYRQAGLLIADDYPMVEMMNQIYSNESDPLRGRQLPIMYSSKEHGFFTISGNLATQYVQAVGWAMASAIKNDSRIAAAWIGDGSTAESDFHSALVFASTYKAPVILNIVNNQWAISTFQGIARGGSGTFAARGLGFGIPALRVDGNDYLAVHAVARWAAERARRNLGPTLIEYVTYRVGAHSTSDDPSAYRPKTESEAWPLGDPVLRLKKHLIVRGVWSEERHTQAEAEILDEVIEAQRQAEGHGTLHDGGKPSVRDIFEGVYAEMPPHIRRQRQKAGY
- a CDS encoding alpha-ketoacid dehydrogenase subunit beta: MARMTMIEAVRSAMDVSMARDDNVVVFGEDVGYFGGVFRCTQGLQAKYGKTRCFDTPISESGIVGTAIGMAAYGLKPCVEIQFADYMYPAYDQLTQEAARIRYRSNGDFTCPIVVRMPTGGGIFGGQTHSQSPEALFTHVCGLKVVVPSNPYDAKGLLIAAIEDPDPVMFLEPKRLYNGPFDGHHERPVTPWSKHDLGEVPEGHFTIPIGKAEIRRTGSAVTVVAYGTMVHVALAAAEDAGIDAEVIDLRSLLPLDLDTIVKSVTKTGRCVVVHEATLTSGFGAEVVSLVQEHCFYHLEAPVVRVAGWDTPYPHAQEWDYFPGPGRVGRALAEVMEA
- a CDS encoding dihydrolipoamide acetyltransferase family protein; the protein is MGEFIIKMPDVGEGVAEAELVEWHVKTGDPVREDMVIAAVMTDKATVEIPSPVSGTVTWLAGEIGDRIAVKAPLVRIETAGEAGEAEPETVPQPQPAEPVKAEAPKPVPKAPAPVTPLAEKPLAAPSVRLFARESGVDLRQVQGTGPAGRILREDIEQFLNQGLTPAPARTGLAKKTTTEEIKLTGLRRRIAEKMVLSTSRIPHITYVEEVDMTALEELRATMNADRRAEHPKLTVLPFLMRALVKAISHQPDVNATFDDDAGIITRHSAVHIGIATQTPAGLTVPVVRHAEARGIFDCAVEMNRLAEAARSGTATRDELSGSTITISSLGALGGIVSTPVINHPEVAIIGVNKIATRPVWDGTQFVPRKMMNLSSSFDHRIIDGWDAATFVQRIRTLLETPALIFIEG
- the lpdA gene encoding dihydrolipoyl dehydrogenase, coding for MKEIVCKLLVIGAGPGGYVCAIRAGQLGIDTVIVEAGKPGGTCLTVGCIPSKALIHAAEEFDATQRMLAGKNPMGIRVEGASIDLMRTITWKDGIVGRLTSGVSGLLQKARVKIVHGRAHFRDGKTVEVETETGQQIIRAETVVIATGSDPVELPNLPFGGRVISSTEALSLGELPKNLVVVGGGYIGLELGTAFAKMGAQVTVVEATQQVLPQYDADLVRPVMRKMTERGIRVLIGAKAIGLSDAGDGLVVETVDGRQQTLAADRILVTVGRRPRTAGSGLEELDLDRAGPFLRIDDRCRTSMRGIYAIGDVTGEPMLAHRAMAQGEMVAEIVAGKKRAWDKRCVPAICFTDPEIVSAGLSPSEARAQGYDIRTGQFPFSANGRAMTMLSEEGFVRVVARADTNLVLGLQAVGGGVSEFSAAFALAIEMGARLEDIAGTIHAHPTRSEAVMEAALKALGSALHI
- a CDS encoding LacI family DNA-binding transcriptional regulator → MRKQGSPSLQREPSGEAFGRKPITARELARMLGVSQSAVSRAFTPGASIAADLRERILKYAAEVDYQPNAIASMLSKSRTNIIGIVVSDMQNPFYPGLIEKLSRSLQRIGLQSLLFNITKGSNLEEQLSALRRYNVDAVIVISATILSGSTLSWATEGRPAILINRVIEDTNLSCVACNNVEGARAIADHFHRQGARRVAYVAGLSHTTTNRERQSGFVTRIAELGMTLSAQIEGREYSYYAGRKAALEIAAGKNTDAIFFANDILAIGGIDALREEAGCRVPDDILVAGFDDIPMAGWPHYNLTTFRQPVDEIVRVVVEMIEGDTSALLRAATTIRLSGELIERRSTGAEPDAE
- a CDS encoding mandelate racemase/muconate lactonizing enzyme family protein codes for the protein MGTIIKSVEAFQVKWEPNEPPGRRTALVRVTTEDGIVGHGEASPMMGGEHSLGVVRDFATSLVGADALDQAVLYDRLLHKYVKLGPEGAVTGALAALDIALWDIKGKHFNQPVYKLLGGAWRTELPFYSSIGNNAGRTVDETVRVVEQRWKAEKPAAIKIRWDGDRTRQDYDIPGDIAKAKAVRKLVGDDFPLAFDANNQYSVGGAIRVGRALEELGYSWFEEPVQHYNVRAMGEVAQRLDITVSAAEQSYTTQAVVDMINAGVRMVQPDIVKMGGITGLMQCAAICFAHGVELVPHQTQPTIAHVANLHVLATLMHNTKPAEFSDPSTRMHVGFANPPIPEDGKFKVPSGPGLGLIVNDAELDKRRS